From the Nodularia sp. NIES-3585 genome, one window contains:
- a CDS encoding DUF5895 domain-containing protein, translating into MQASANFDFEDDKFNAPPSQIIPWCQMINPRYGTDGIQPHGLAIKLDNASAVGFKPDENWQQVEHEFSSGVETVFISSTPKLVIVRRGPLSVKDRETGNKLGTLKENYDAFLADKLKFKTFTRYLIYLVGENKKFLHDSPLQLTLNGAAGASFSKTYCEFQQGRVISGFVAELERAYAVYRQQPVSSKGPLFHAHGIFCPIIESEERGIEPNTVMVASTVDYKHPTVGTLTEYLIASDAVESAMICKTFEEHKEFGKESIKIEAPKLAAVGVSNSYIYADEDDYPPY; encoded by the coding sequence ATGCAAGCATCTGCTAATTTCGACTTTGAGGACGATAAATTTAACGCCCCTCCTTCTCAAATCATCCCCTGGTGTCAGATGATTAATCCCCGCTATGGTACAGATGGCATCCAGCCCCACGGGTTGGCGATTAAATTGGATAATGCCAGTGCTGTAGGTTTTAAGCCGGATGAAAATTGGCAACAGGTAGAGCATGAATTTAGCTCTGGGGTGGAAACAGTTTTTATTAGCAGCACTCCAAAGTTAGTTATAGTCCGCCGGGGGCCTTTATCTGTTAAAGACCGGGAAACTGGTAACAAACTTGGGACTCTTAAAGAAAATTATGATGCTTTTTTAGCAGACAAACTTAAATTTAAAACCTTTACTCGCTACCTAATTTACTTAGTAGGGGAAAATAAAAAGTTTCTGCACGACTCTCCATTGCAATTAACTCTTAACGGCGCAGCCGGGGCAAGTTTCAGCAAAACTTACTGCGAATTTCAACAAGGAAGAGTGATCAGTGGATTCGTCGCCGAATTAGAAAGAGCTTACGCTGTATATCGTCAGCAACCTGTGTCATCAAAAGGTCCGTTATTTCACGCCCATGGAATTTTCTGCCCGATTATTGAGTCTGAAGAACGAGGAATTGAACCAAATACTGTGATGGTAGCTTCAACAGTGGACTACAAGCATCCCACTGTCGGCACCTTAACTGAATATCTCATTGCTTCAGATGCTGTTGAGTCGGCTATGATCTGCAAGACTTTTGAAGAACACAAAGAGTTTGGTAAGGAATCTATCAAAATAGAAGCGCCTAAATTGGCAGCAGTTGGGGTTTCTAATTCTTATATTTACGCTGATGAAGATGATTATCCCCCTTATTAG
- a CDS encoding PHP domain-containing protein: MVVNFARTSTNADILRQVFHKVDAQSCPKLFNFHMHTVHSDGKLQPSTLMEQAIAIGLEGLAITDHHNIAGYQAAQAWLKNWQWRNSDENTPYLWTGVEINANLLDVEVHILAYAFEPEHPSIQPYLQKKPTTGKHYQANNVIAAIQQAGGLAVLAHPVRYKRSHVDLIPAAAERGIDGVEAFYAYNNPKPWRPSALETQQVQQLADEYQLFNTCGTDTHGLSLLQRL; the protein is encoded by the coding sequence ATGGTTGTAAATTTTGCTCGGACATCTACGAACGCAGACATTCTCAGGCAAGTCTTCCATAAGGTTGATGCCCAAAGCTGTCCAAAATTATTCAATTTTCATATGCATACTGTCCATTCAGATGGCAAGTTGCAACCAAGTACATTGATGGAACAGGCGATCGCTATCGGGTTAGAAGGATTGGCAATTACAGACCACCATAATATTGCTGGGTATCAAGCTGCCCAAGCTTGGTTAAAAAACTGGCAATGGAGAAATTCCGATGAAAACACTCCTTACTTGTGGACTGGGGTAGAAATTAATGCCAACCTTTTGGATGTTGAAGTTCACATTTTGGCTTACGCCTTTGAGCCAGAACATCCCAGCATCCAACCCTACTTGCAAAAAAAACCAACTACAGGCAAACACTATCAAGCAAATAACGTCATTGCTGCCATCCAGCAAGCCGGGGGATTGGCAGTTTTAGCTCATCCAGTTCGTTATAAGCGATCGCACGTTGACTTAATTCCAGCGGCCGCTGAACGTGGAATTGACGGTGTGGAAGCTTTCTACGCTTACAATAACCCCAAACCCTGGAGACCAAGTGCTTTAGAAACACAACAAGTACAACAGTTAGCCGATGAGTATCAGCTATTTAATACCTGTGGTACTGACACCCACGGTTTAAGTCTGCTACAACGGCTATAA
- the purM gene encoding phosphoribosylformylglycinamidine cyclo-ligase encodes MDYRDAGVDVEAGRAFVDQIRNLVHSTFRQGVIGGLGGFGGCFQLPGGFKEPVLVSGTDGVGTKLKIAQILNRHDTVGIDLVAMCVNDVLTSGAEPLFFLDYVATSKLEPEQLTQVVAGIASGCRLAGCALLGGETAEMPGFYQVGEYDLAGFCVGIVEKSQMLDTSQVQIGDIAIALPSTGVHSNGLSLVRKIVSDRGLAWDERPQLLGGETIAEAFLKPTQIYVKPVLAARQAELKIHGMAHITGGGLPENLPRCLGKNQSIQINPNSWTIPPIFQWLAEVGSVSAEAMYNTFNMGIGFVVLVPPHQVEQTITFFKSQDISALAIGEVIHGSGTLTGLPT; translated from the coding sequence ATGGATTATCGGGATGCTGGGGTTGATGTTGAGGCAGGTAGAGCCTTTGTAGACCAAATTCGCAATTTAGTTCACAGTACTTTTAGACAGGGAGTAATTGGTGGACTAGGTGGTTTTGGTGGTTGCTTCCAATTACCAGGTGGTTTTAAAGAACCAGTGTTGGTTTCGGGGACGGATGGGGTGGGAACAAAGCTGAAAATCGCCCAAATTCTCAACCGACATGACACCGTTGGCATTGATTTAGTGGCGATGTGTGTTAATGACGTACTGACATCAGGTGCCGAACCACTGTTCTTTTTAGATTATGTGGCTACTAGTAAGTTAGAGCCAGAACAGCTGACTCAAGTGGTAGCAGGTATAGCTTCTGGGTGCAGGTTGGCGGGTTGCGCGTTATTGGGAGGAGAAACCGCAGAAATGCCGGGTTTCTACCAAGTGGGTGAGTATGACTTGGCTGGCTTCTGTGTGGGAATTGTGGAAAAAAGCCAGATGTTGGATACTTCTCAGGTGCAGATTGGGGATATAGCGATCGCACTTCCTAGCACTGGTGTACACAGCAATGGCTTGAGTTTAGTCCGCAAAATTGTTAGCGATCGCGGATTGGCTTGGGATGAACGCCCACAATTATTAGGTGGTGAAACTATAGCAGAAGCTTTCCTCAAACCTACACAAATTTATGTCAAGCCTGTTCTAGCAGCTCGTCAAGCTGAGTTAAAAATTCATGGTATGGCTCATATTACGGGTGGTGGCTTACCGGAGAATTTACCCAGATGTTTAGGTAAAAATCAAAGCATTCAAATTAATCCCAATAGTTGGACTATTCCGCCTATATTCCAGTGGCTAGCTGAAGTCGGCTCAGTTAGTGCCGAGGCTATGTACAATACTTTTAATATGGGCATTGGTTTTGTGGTGTTAGTACCACCCCATCAAGTAGAACAGACAATCACCTTTTTTAAATCACAGGATATTTCCGCTTTGGCAATTGGTGAAGTGATTCATGGTTCGGGTACATTGACAGGTCTGCCCACATAA
- a CDS encoding superoxide dismutase, whose translation MAFKQPPLPFDFNALEAYGMKGETFEYHYGKHHAAYVTNLNKLTDGTELADKSLEEVIQIAFKDSSKTGIFNNGAQVWNHSFFWNCLKPAGGGAPTGDLAAKINQDFGSFDKFKEEFSNAAATQFGSGWAWLIDDGGTLKVMKTPNAENPLAHGKKALLTLDVWEHAYYIDHRNARPAFIKNFLEQLVNWDFAAENYAKAS comes from the coding sequence ATGGCATTTAAACAGCCCCCCTTACCATTCGACTTTAACGCTCTAGAAGCGTATGGCATGAAAGGCGAAACCTTTGAGTATCACTATGGCAAACATCATGCAGCCTATGTGACCAACTTAAACAAGCTGACTGACGGTACAGAACTTGCTGACAAGTCTCTAGAAGAAGTAATTCAAATTGCCTTTAAAGACTCCTCCAAAACAGGAATCTTCAATAATGGCGCTCAAGTTTGGAATCATAGCTTTTTCTGGAATTGCTTGAAGCCCGCAGGTGGTGGCGCACCCACTGGTGACTTAGCAGCCAAAATTAATCAGGATTTTGGTAGCTTTGACAAATTCAAAGAAGAATTTTCTAACGCTGCTGCAACTCAATTCGGTAGTGGTTGGGCTTGGTTAATTGATGATGGTGGTACTCTGAAGGTCATGAAGACACCAAATGCAGAGAACCCCTTAGCTCATGGCAAAAAGGCACTCTTAACCTTGGATGTATGGGAACACGCCTACTACATCGACCATAGAAATGCTCGTCCTGCTTTTATCAAGAACTTTTTAGAGCAGTTGGTAAATTGGGACTTTGCTGCTGAAAATTACGCTAAAGCCTCATAA
- a CDS encoding bifunctional pantoate--beta-alanine ligase/(d)CMP kinase: protein MRLLTTVAALRCYLTKRCSENQLTVPEDLGLDEVTSWYQTAVGLVPTMGGLHQGHLSLIKRARQENSTVIVSIFVNPLQFAPHEDYESYPRTLQLDQQLCIEAGVDAIFAPTPEEMGVSQKSLQESRVTQVTPPSAMMLGLCGRSRLGHFQGVATIVTKLLNLVQPDRAYFGQKDAQQLAIIRRLVADLNLPVEVVACPTVREASGLALSSRNQYLTAPEKEQAAVLYRGLRQGSAAFKAGLRNSNKLIAVVQQELAKVSNLIVEYIELVKPTTLMSLETVEEEGMLAIAARLGSTRLIDNIILSDRQPIIAIDGPAGAGKSTVARQVATKLDLVYLDTGAMYRAVTWLVLQQGIAMDDECAIAELVARCNIELTPSHDLQSPVRVLINGTDVTQAIRTIEVTSQVSAIAAQSAVRQALVKKQQSWGKKGGLVAEGRDIGTHVFPDAEVKIFLTASVSERAHRRQQDFKEQGQPEVNLEQLKRDIAERDWKDSTRKVSPLQKAADAVEIQSDGLNVSEITAQIVNYYQQRLSQL from the coding sequence GTGCGCCTGCTGACAACAGTCGCAGCTTTACGCTGCTATTTAACTAAACGCTGTTCAGAAAATCAGCTAACGGTTCCAGAAGATTTGGGACTTGATGAGGTAACTAGCTGGTACCAGACGGCTGTCGGTTTGGTGCCAACGATGGGAGGATTACATCAAGGTCATTTGAGCTTGATTAAAAGAGCAAGGCAAGAAAATTCTACGGTGATTGTCAGTATTTTTGTCAATCCCCTGCAATTTGCTCCTCATGAGGATTATGAAAGTTATCCCCGCACTTTACAGTTAGACCAACAACTTTGTATAGAAGCGGGAGTAGATGCGATTTTTGCACCGACTCCGGAAGAAATGGGTGTTTCCCAGAAAAGTCTACAAGAATCTCGAGTTACACAAGTAACACCTCCATCTGCTATGATGTTAGGTTTGTGTGGACGTTCTCGGCTAGGTCACTTTCAGGGTGTGGCAACGATTGTGACCAAGCTTTTGAATTTGGTACAACCTGACCGAGCCTACTTTGGACAAAAAGATGCTCAACAACTGGCTATTATTAGACGGTTGGTGGCTGATTTGAATTTGCCAGTAGAGGTTGTTGCTTGTCCAACGGTGCGGGAAGCGTCGGGTCTGGCTTTAAGTTCTCGTAACCAATATTTGACTGCACCAGAAAAAGAGCAGGCCGCAGTTTTATATCGAGGTTTACGGCAAGGGTCAGCTGCATTCAAAGCAGGTCTACGTAACAGCAACAAGCTGATAGCAGTGGTACAGCAAGAACTGGCAAAGGTTAGTAATCTAATCGTGGAATATATTGAATTGGTGAAACCGACTACGTTAATGTCTTTAGAAACAGTTGAGGAGGAAGGAATGCTGGCGATCGCAGCTCGTCTTGGTTCGACACGTTTGATTGATAATATTATTTTGAGCGATCGTCAACCCATCATCGCTATCGATGGGCCAGCAGGCGCTGGCAAGTCCACAGTGGCTCGTCAAGTGGCAACCAAGCTGGATCTAGTGTATCTGGATACAGGGGCTATGTACCGCGCTGTGACTTGGCTGGTGTTACAACAAGGTATTGCCATGGATGATGAATGTGCGATTGCCGAATTGGTCGCTCGGTGTAACATTGAACTTACCCCCAGCCATGATTTGCAATCTCCAGTCAGGGTTTTGATTAATGGTACTGATGTGACTCAGGCAATTCGCACAATTGAGGTCACATCTCAAGTATCGGCGATCGCTGCACAAAGCGCTGTGCGTCAAGCACTCGTGAAAAAACAGCAAAGCTGGGGTAAAAAAGGTGGTTTAGTCGCGGAAGGTCGAGACATTGGGACTCATGTATTCCCCGATGCTGAAGTCAAGATATTCTTAACCGCTTCAGTTAGTGAACGCGCCCATCGTCGTCAGCAAGACTTTAAAGAACAGGGTCAACCCGAAGTGAATTTAGAGCAGCTGAAACGGGATATCGCCGAACGTGACTGGAAAGATAGCACTCGTAAAGTTTCCCCTTTACAGAAAGCAGCAGATGCAGTTGAAATACAGTCAGATGGTCTTAACGTGTCTGAAATCACAGCACAAATTGTTAATTACTACCAACAACGGTTATCTCAGTTGTAG
- a CDS encoding septal ring lytic transglycosylase RlpA family protein, which translates to MNQRYLWTIVALFLTAVGMPSAGHTQTTTTKEATPVAEKSSVSDAVKVGEFQTSAGKITSDAVITNIHSHNIGDRKAATLFIKNIPVLTFLSSQPVASVDKKVGVIGDKEEQKSYTLIAGNSAELTNVGSFTNARNQKKSLHDDPVHRAGLIAASINQIVRNSEDAEQITVSWKGEDESTVANQAQNKSASVQQQPKERYTIKINDQELVEINAKTILAGTTDNLAQDALQATNRLRRLIGDASPISEIAGLPEPTRISLPQQAQQIASNRRLSFRGIASFYGRGFAGRPTATGERFNPEGMTAAHRSLPFGTRVRVTNTRNGRSVVVRINDRGPFIRGRIIDVSTGAARNLGMINSGIAPVKIEVLGR; encoded by the coding sequence ATGAATCAAAGATATTTGTGGACTATTGTCGCCCTGTTTCTGACTGCTGTTGGTATGCCCTCAGCCGGTCACACTCAAACTACTACAACAAAAGAAGCTACTCCAGTTGCTGAAAAATCATCGGTTAGTGATGCCGTTAAAGTAGGAGAGTTTCAAACCTCAGCAGGGAAAATTACCTCGGATGCTGTGATCACAAACATTCATTCTCACAACATTGGGGATCGTAAGGCGGCAACCTTATTTATCAAAAATATTCCAGTTCTCACCTTTTTGAGTTCTCAGCCAGTTGCGAGTGTTGATAAAAAAGTGGGAGTAATTGGAGATAAAGAGGAACAAAAGTCGTATACCCTGATTGCGGGTAACTCAGCCGAGTTAACCAATGTCGGAAGTTTTACGAATGCGAGAAACCAAAAGAAATCGCTTCATGATGACCCGGTTCATAGAGCTGGTTTAATAGCAGCTAGCATTAACCAGATAGTCCGAAATAGTGAGGACGCTGAACAAATTACCGTTAGTTGGAAGGGCGAGGACGAATCTACAGTTGCTAATCAAGCTCAAAACAAAAGTGCCTCTGTCCAACAACAGCCAAAGGAGCGGTATACAATCAAAATTAATGACCAAGAATTGGTAGAAATCAATGCAAAAACCATCCTAGCAGGTACTACCGATAATCTGGCTCAAGACGCATTACAAGCAACCAATCGCTTGCGGAGACTGATTGGCGATGCATCCCCCATCAGTGAAATTGCTGGTCTACCAGAACCCACCAGAATTTCTCTGCCACAGCAGGCACAGCAAATCGCCAGCAATAGAAGACTGAGTTTCCGAGGCATAGCTTCCTTTTACGGTCGCGGTTTCGCTGGCAGACCGACGGCAACTGGCGAAAGATTTAATCCAGAAGGCATGACTGCCGCCCATCGTAGCTTACCCTTTGGTACACGAGTCCGTGTCACCAACACCCGTAATGGTCGTTCGGTCGTCGTGCGAATCAATGACCGGGGTCCATTCATTCGGGGTCGAATCATCGATGTTTCTACTGGTGCAGCTCGTAACTTAGGCATGATTAACAGTGGTATTGCACCAGTGAAGATTGAAGTTCTGGGAAGATAA
- the glsA gene encoding glutaminase A codes for MAKQANSEDLEIVSAPFLAVLNDLYSKYKSQTEGTLANYIPELAKVNPELFSICIVTVDGQTYQVGDYQQQFTIQSISKVFAYGLALEDHGRDYVLTRVGVEPTGDAFNAIILDETSKRPYNPMVNAGAIATTSLIKGSGATERLNRVLGMFRRYTGRDALVDISAFISERSTGHRNRAIAHLMLNFGMIDQNIEETLDLYFQQCAVMVNCQDLAVMAATLANKGINPVTGEQGLDSRYIKDILSVMNTCGMYNFAGEWAYKVGIPAKSGVCGGIMAVVPHKMGIGVFSPLLDVRGNSVRGVKVCEELSQRLGLHLFECSGDRLKF; via the coding sequence ATGGCAAAACAAGCAAATTCCGAAGATTTAGAAATCGTCTCAGCGCCATTTTTAGCTGTTCTCAACGACTTATATTCCAAATACAAGTCACAAACAGAGGGTACACTAGCAAACTATATTCCAGAACTGGCGAAGGTCAATCCGGAATTATTCAGCATTTGTATTGTTACGGTAGATGGCCAAACTTACCAAGTCGGGGATTATCAACAACAATTTACAATTCAGTCCATTTCTAAGGTGTTTGCTTACGGACTCGCTTTAGAAGATCATGGACGGGATTATGTTTTAACCAGAGTTGGTGTTGAACCAACAGGAGACGCGTTTAACGCCATTATTCTCGATGAAACATCGAAGCGACCTTATAACCCAATGGTAAATGCAGGTGCGATCGCAACTACCAGTTTAATTAAAGGATCTGGTGCAACCGAACGCTTAAATCGGGTGCTGGGTATGTTTCGGAGATATACCGGACGCGATGCACTCGTGGATATCTCCGCTTTTATCTCTGAACGCAGTACAGGACACCGCAACCGCGCCATAGCACACCTAATGCTCAATTTTGGCATGATTGACCAAAATATTGAAGAAACTCTGGATCTTTACTTTCAGCAGTGTGCTGTGATGGTGAATTGCCAAGATTTAGCGGTGATGGCGGCTACCCTGGCTAACAAAGGTATTAACCCCGTTACAGGTGAACAAGGGTTAGATAGTCGTTACATCAAAGATATTCTCAGCGTCATGAATACCTGTGGGATGTATAACTTTGCTGGCGAGTGGGCTTACAAAGTTGGGATTCCGGCTAAAAGTGGTGTTTGTGGGGGAATTATGGCGGTTGTACCTCACAAAATGGGCATTGGTGTGTTTTCGCCACTGTTAGATGTGCGTGGTAATAGTGTCCGAGGAGTTAAGGTGTGTGAGGAACTTTCCCAGCGATTAGGGTTACATTTATTTGAATGTTCAGGCGATCGCTTAAAATTTTAA
- a CDS encoding family 10 glycosylhydrolase, producing the protein MISNSTRFPDVKNHWAGLFIEELAARRILNGYPNGTFRPDNSVTRAEFAAIIGAVFTVSTKRQYVAFADVPANHWAISAIKKAYETGFLVGYPDGRFRPNDRIFRSDVLVAMVNGLEMAAAVQPDLLSALPQIYQDAQKIPGYARNQVAIATRTELIANYPNLKLLNPTVAATRAEVAVMVYQALVYLGKADKITSNYIIVPPKVGTTSGTISLNHQREFRGAWVTTVWNSDWPSKAGLSTAEQQAEFIEIVTRLQALNFNALILQVRPEGDALYASQLEPWSAWLTGTQGIAPQPYYDPLEFAIAECHKRNIELHAWFNPYRAKTSIAARPNARPHIALTNPEVVYQWGNQLWMDPGIKIVQDRAYNVIMDVVRRYDIDAVHLDDYFYPYPIQGQTFPDDKTYAAYRSTGGGLNLGDWRRQNVDQMVLRLFQGIKATKPHVKFGISPFGIYRPGQPPGISGLDAYSVLYADAKKWLEQGWVDYMAPQLYWRIEQTAQSYPLLLKWWTEINPQRRHIYVGNNISQLDGKTWKNDEIDKQVTITRNLAANLSLGNIFFSMNSINQNRQGIADSFRNSLYATPAIVPPMSWQNGTAPIPPHRIQVDNRRLSWDPGINQSVRSWTLYRQTGNTWILQRILSAGTTFATVQQAGTYAVCTVDRLANESQGLVITVS; encoded by the coding sequence ATGATATCTAATTCTACTCGTTTCCCGGATGTTAAAAATCATTGGGCTGGACTATTCATCGAAGAGTTAGCGGCGCGGCGCATTTTAAATGGTTATCCTAACGGGACTTTCCGACCAGATAACTCAGTGACTCGCGCTGAATTTGCCGCTATAATTGGAGCAGTCTTTACAGTATCTACAAAGCGTCAGTATGTCGCCTTTGCTGACGTTCCGGCTAATCACTGGGCGATAAGTGCTATTAAAAAGGCTTACGAAACAGGATTTCTCGTCGGCTATCCTGACGGGCGGTTTCGTCCCAATGACAGAATTTTTCGCAGCGATGTTTTAGTTGCGATGGTCAATGGCTTGGAGATGGCTGCTGCTGTTCAACCAGATTTGCTGAGTGCATTACCACAAATTTATCAAGATGCCCAGAAAATTCCTGGCTATGCTAGAAATCAAGTGGCGATCGCGACCAGAACAGAATTAATAGCTAATTACCCAAATCTGAAATTACTTAACCCGACTGTTGCTGCAACTCGTGCAGAAGTAGCAGTCATGGTCTATCAAGCTTTAGTTTATTTAGGTAAAGCTGATAAGATTACTTCAAATTATATCATAGTTCCCCCAAAAGTTGGAACAACCTCTGGAACAATTAGCCTAAATCATCAGCGAGAGTTTCGGGGCGCGTGGGTGACAACAGTATGGAATAGTGATTGGCCTTCCAAAGCCGGACTTTCCACAGCAGAACAGCAAGCTGAATTTATCGAAATTGTCACCAGACTGCAAGCACTCAACTTTAATGCCTTAATTTTGCAGGTACGTCCAGAGGGTGATGCTTTATATGCTTCCCAATTAGAACCCTGGAGTGCTTGGCTAACAGGAACTCAAGGTATAGCACCACAACCATATTATGATCCCTTAGAGTTTGCGATCGCGGAATGTCACAAACGCAATATTGAACTTCATGCTTGGTTCAATCCCTACCGCGCCAAGACTAGCATCGCCGCTAGACCCAACGCCAGACCCCATATAGCTTTAACTAATCCCGAAGTAGTTTATCAATGGGGTAATCAACTATGGATGGACCCAGGCATCAAAATAGTCCAAGATAGGGCTTACAACGTGATTATGGATGTTGTGCGTCGCTATGATATAGATGCCGTTCACCTAGATGATTATTTTTATCCTTATCCTATCCAAGGTCAGACCTTCCCCGACGATAAAACCTATGCAGCCTATAGGTCAACTGGCGGGGGACTCAATTTAGGTGACTGGCGACGGCAAAATGTTGACCAAATGGTATTGCGCCTATTTCAAGGAATTAAAGCCACAAAGCCCCATGTTAAATTCGGCATTAGTCCCTTTGGTATTTACCGACCGGGACAACCACCAGGAATTAGTGGCTTAGATGCCTATAGTGTGCTATATGCTGATGCGAAAAAATGGTTAGAACAAGGCTGGGTGGATTATATGGCCCCTCAACTTTATTGGCGCATCGAACAAACAGCACAGAGTTATCCCCTATTGCTGAAATGGTGGACAGAAATTAATCCTCAGCGACGACATATATATGTAGGGAACAATATCAGTCAACTCGATGGCAAAACTTGGAAAAATGACGAGATTGACAAACAAGTTACGATTACGCGCAATCTAGCCGCTAACTTGTCACTGGGTAATATCTTTTTCAGCATGAATTCGATTAATCAAAATCGTCAGGGAATTGCTGACAGTTTCCGCAATTCCCTTTATGCCACCCCCGCCATAGTACCCCCTATGTCATGGCAGAATGGAACTGCACCAATACCACCCCATCGAATACAAGTTGACAATCGTCGCCTCAGTTGGGACCCTGGTATTAATCAGTCGGTTCGTTCTTGGACACTTTATCGACAGACCGGTAACACTTGGATACTTCAGCGAATATTATCTGCTGGTACAACCTTCGCCACTGTGCAACAAGCCGGAACTTATGCAGTGTGTACAGTTGATAGGTTGGCGAATGAGAGTCAGGGTTTGGTAATTACAGTCAGTTAA
- a CDS encoding amidohydrolase, with protein sequence MNFTIQNVLIAVEEAYLTVDVQVVDGKIAAIAPDLNLIGTAVDGSNKLLLPGFINAHTHSSEMWQRGIMSIFPLELWLAELYDFAPLDLEKVYLSALGTAVETLLSGGTSVVDHLVLTPGLELQTIATAVRAYREVGIRAFIAPLIQDESLTAGIPAGNSVQNHDPYFRSTAATLEIIEAAVKQFHRPEEGVSILVAPTGIQLCSDALFSGCIDLSDRYNLSRHAHLLETKAQEKLAQEKYGCTAVEHLQRIGYLSDRTSLAHCIWLNDTDISILAQTQSTVVHNPLSNLRLGSGIAPILKYLQAGVNVCFGCDGAASNDSQDLLEAIKIGSILHNITDLDYQNWITPRKAVEMASLGGAKGLNIADKIGSLDLGKQADLVLYDLTNLSLLPRTDPIGLLVLGRPTNVVHSAWVNGQQIVTNNQVNTINVDNLRQELFKHSQWETKRKSESVEKIETHYRQVMDF encoded by the coding sequence GTGAATTTTACGATTCAAAACGTTTTGATTGCTGTCGAAGAGGCTTATCTCACCGTAGATGTGCAGGTTGTCGATGGTAAAATAGCCGCGATAGCACCTGATTTAAATCTCATCGGTACTGCTGTTGATGGTAGCAATAAACTATTACTCCCTGGCTTCATTAACGCCCATACCCATTCATCAGAAATGTGGCAACGGGGAATTATGTCAATTTTTCCTTTAGAATTATGGCTGGCAGAATTATATGACTTTGCGCCCCTGGATTTAGAAAAAGTTTATCTGAGTGCTTTGGGAACAGCTGTAGAAACTTTACTTTCCGGTGGGACGAGTGTAGTAGATCATTTGGTGTTAACTCCTGGGCTAGAATTACAAACCATCGCCACAGCGGTTCGCGCTTATCGAGAAGTGGGGATTCGTGCTTTTATTGCGCCGCTAATTCAAGATGAATCCCTGACAGCCGGAATACCTGCGGGGAATTCAGTCCAAAACCATGATCCTTATTTTCGTTCAACTGCGGCCACACTAGAAATTATAGAAGCAGCGGTGAAACAATTTCATCGCCCAGAAGAAGGTGTGAGTATTTTAGTTGCACCAACGGGGATTCAATTGTGTAGTGATGCTTTATTTAGCGGATGTATTGACTTAAGCGATCGCTATAATCTTTCTCGTCACGCCCACTTATTAGAAACCAAAGCCCAAGAAAAACTCGCCCAAGAAAAATACGGTTGTACTGCTGTTGAACATCTGCAACGCATTGGATATTTAAGCGATCGCACTTCTTTAGCTCATTGTATCTGGTTAAATGATACTGATATTAGCATTCTAGCCCAAACCCAATCAACAGTCGTGCATAACCCCTTAAGTAACCTTCGTTTAGGCAGTGGTATCGCCCCCATCTTAAAATATCTCCAAGCTGGCGTAAACGTCTGTTTTGGTTGTGATGGTGCTGCTAGTAACGACTCCCAAGACTTGCTAGAAGCCATCAAAATCGGTTCCATTTTACACAACATTACAGACTTAGATTATCAAAACTGGATCACACCCAGAAAAGCCGTAGAAATGGCATCATTGGGAGGAGCAAAAGGACTGAATATAGCTGACAAAATCGGTTCCCTCGACCTAGGTAAACAAGCCGACTTAGTGCTTTATGACCTCACCAATTTATCATTACTTCCCCGTACAGATCCCATTGGTTTATTAGTATTAGGTCGCCCCACCAATGTAGTCCATAGTGCTTGGGTAAATGGGCAGCAAATCGTTACCAACAATCAGGTAAATACGATTAATGTAGATAATTTACGACAAGAATTATTTAAGCACAGTCAGTGGGAAACAAAGCGCAAATCTGAAAGTGTAGAAAAAATAGAAACTCATTATCGTCAAGTCATGGACTTCTAA